ATCGCCGTCTTCGATGGTCTCTCCGACGCCGAGTTCACCTCCATAGAAGCCACCTTCGGCTTCTCCTTCCCGCCGGACCTTCGCCCCATCCTCCAGGAAGGCCTACCGCTCGCCCCCGGCTTTCCCAACTGGCGCTCCTCCTCTCCCCAGCAGCTGCAAATCCTCCTCAAGCTACCGACCCTAGGCCTCCTCAAACAAGTCTCCCAAAGAAAGTTCTGGTGCGAGTCTTGGGGTGGCGCTGATCAGCCTGACGACATCAATGAAGCCTTGGCTCTGGCCAAGCGGTTCTTGGACAAAGCCCCGGTTCTTGTTCCCATTTACAGGAACTTTTACATTCCGTCCGAGCCTAACGTGGCTGGAAATCCAGTGTTTTACGTTAATGGCGGAGACGTTCGTTTGGTTAGCTTTGACGTTACTGGGTTCTTCCAAGAAGCTGAATTCTTGAACATTTCAAGGACGTCGAGGATTAAGGCACCCGCCTGGGCGGCCACGTCGGCGAGGAGAATTGACTTCTGGACGGACGTGGCGGCGCGTGGGGACTCGCGGTGGTGGAGTGGGGACGACTTGGGAAGTTGCTTGGAGGAGATGTTTTGGAGGTTGAGGAATGGAGGGTGGAAGGAAGAGGAGGTTagggagatgatgatgatggacGGTCGTGATGAGAGGAAGTGTGTGGGGCCAGGTGTGGCGAAGCACGTGAGGGTGCTCTCCTTGGTTTTGTTACGTGCGGGATGGACCAGGGAAGACGTGGTGTACTCGCTTGGTCTACAAGATGAGATTGAGAATGGGCTTATAGAGGGGAAATCGTGACCTTAATTCAAGTTCAATCAATATCCGAACATCGGTTTTAAGATGGACGATGATCCTCCAAAAGCTCGATCAGTTTTGAAGCAGTTGATGCAGTTGCAGTCGCTTGAGGTGTGAATGTGATTGCTTGCCTTCGGCCCCGCTCATTTTGAAGGTGCCACACAATTTTGGTTTTGTGATTCCTATACCAGCTGGTAGCCATCgatagatattttttattattattattattattttttaaagttaattactcatcatataaatatataaattgacATTTGTTTTGGTGTATATAACATATTTCTTTTGGGTtgggaatttttttgtttttcgtgGTTATAGTTGCGTAGATGATTTGTTTGGATGCAAAGAATCGGCCAGGGAATTGTCTGCAATTTTTTGATGGACATTATACGCACGGTTGACCCAGAATGGACGGCCATGATTATATAGTAAGAGCTAACTCGCATTCTAGCTGGAAATAGTCCACATTTTATGAAACTTGGGTCCCCaccatttatattttaataaaatatcttgAATAATCGCCACGTGGACTctcacatcaatttataaagtATTAATATAATAGAAATTGTAGTAGTCCTAataatactatattaaatcaagagtaatgattcactaccacttaaatatacaactttttaccaccttgtctatatggcaaggtggtctctccccttaatttatttttaaaaaataaaaaaactcaaaaagtagtaagggaccaccttgccacataggcaaggtgatgaaaagttgtatatttagatggcattgaatcattattcttaaatCAAACATCTTTATAAGTTAAGGTGTTCCCTACTCTCTCAAGACGTCTTTTTAGAGTGAGTAAGACTCATTGAACTTTTTCTTATAAGTCAATGTGTCTGTTACTCTTTCAAGTCGTCTTTTAAGAATAAGTAAGGTCCATAAACTTCTGTATTATAACTTTAACAAAGTGTCCGTAGGATTAGTTCTTTTCAATCAATTTTATACGATCATAGTTTAACTTCATACGAATctgatgctattttttttttcgggggTGGGGGGTTGTCCTactatttttcctaatataatcctttttcaatattaattactttttgtATCGAAATGCagttttacataatttttattttttaccttatatttttatattttagatttttttttttcaaccttatatatatatacatattttttaaagaaattgggGGGACTAtcaatttcacttgaaatcATATACACTATCTCGGGCCAGCCCCCCCTCCCTTCGTCCTTGTGACTATCAATTTCACTTAAAATCATATACACTACTATCTCGCACAGGGATTCTATGTAATTGGGGATTCCTCCCCTCTTCCTACTcatatcttttcttctttggacAATGGTACGTGAGAGATGTTCTCTTACCCGAGCAAAGAGCTCACAGTCACACATGGGGTCCTCTGCGCGGGCAGGGGAGCCCCTCTCAATAATCTCTTGTTATTGATTCTTCCCCCTCTATtctttgaaaatgaaataacaGGAGATTCAAATCTTAGCTAGCATGGGAACCATTctcactatttttcttttattagttcTTTCTTTGGGCAGGGAATAACATAGAATCTATATCCTATTTATCTCTAATTAAAGGGCATTTAGACGATAAGGGGTGGGTTTATAATCATATCCAACTGGCATTATCCCAATTCCAAAGGGTATCTGTCAAAGCCAAAGTCATTATGTTTCTGTAAGCACGTACAATTGATGATAGATCGAGCCTCTCTTTCTTAGGAAAGAagtaatttatattcttaagaaAAATGGGTAGACCATGCATTCACTCACATGTGGAATTGGAGCATATGACAAGTGTCCAAATTTGAAAAGACTAACAATACCGTACGGTACATAGCGtgattctcttaaaaaaaattcctggaaataactttattttatcacttttgaaataatgtatccaaactttaaagtgtcaatttatgatatccgtctttcaatttttttattttttttatttttaatttcaactatTCGTTTAAATTTTCCGTTAAAGcttattaaaattctcaaaataccccaaTCTATGTTACTAATATTATGTTGGATTTGGGTTGAGCATCACAAACTCAAAGATtgtaaaaaaaaggaaaaaattataggattcaacaaaaaattctaacggattgttgaaattgaaataaattaaaagatgtgtaccttaaattgacactttttaaagtttgaatactttattttaaaagtgatgaaaaataataaagttttCCCAAATTAATTACCGATGATGAATTTATATGGATTTcgtataaaaaatatttggttCATTACTAGTTTAAGccaaaaatatttgaagattttGTGCCAATTGTTAAGtgaaaaaaggggaaaaaagatAATCTGGTTCGTCACCCACAACCACAagcacaaacaaaaaagaaaaagaaattgtctTTCAGTTCGTGGTCCGAAGCTTCATCAGTTCATCTCGTCGGCCCGACTTGTTCGATTAGTTTTGGTTCTTCGTCAAACAATTAAAACCGACCAGAGAAATGGTGTTTTGGCGGTTTGCAATGTCAACCTAGACGTCAcacatgacaattttttttttttttttggaacacaCACATGACAATTTTTGAAGATGCGCGTAATTAAAGATTCACGCTTCTCCTTTTGTTCGcactttagtttttttgttatctttttttttagtcttttctTTTGCATTTGTTAATTATGATTTTCACGGAGTCACCGACAACAATGGGAgagagattttattttattatatatatatataaatacgtgaaaaaaaaatttacatcaaACTAAGACCAAAAAATAAACACTAAGAATATCTCCAACAGACTTGCTACTTtagtcaaaatagttaaatttgactattatttgcattttttttcttctccaacagaatagccagtttagcattttttttcataaCACATGAACATTGAATAGGCAACATTGCCTATTCATTGTTCATCagttaaaactttttttatttttatttttattaatgttctctctctctctctctctctctctctgaacgACAACAACAG
Above is a genomic segment from Alnus glutinosa chromosome 12, dhAlnGlut1.1, whole genome shotgun sequence containing:
- the LOC133851622 gene encoding uncharacterized protein LOC133851622, which codes for MAAPTTQKPKPLVCFSFAAYAKALIDHLKSSGIAVFDGLSDAEFTSIEATFGFSFPPDLRPILQEGLPLAPGFPNWRSSSPQQLQILLKLPTLGLLKQVSQRKFWCESWGGADQPDDINEALALAKRFLDKAPVLVPIYRNFYIPSEPNVAGNPVFYVNGGDVRLVSFDVTGFFQEAEFLNISRTSRIKAPAWAATSARRIDFWTDVAARGDSRWWSGDDLGSCLEEMFWRLRNGGWKEEEVREMMMMDGRDERKCVGPGVAKHVRVLSLVLLRAGWTREDVVYSLGLQDEIENGLIEGKS